Proteins co-encoded in one Podarcis muralis chromosome 12, rPodMur119.hap1.1, whole genome shotgun sequence genomic window:
- the LOC114607286 gene encoding uncharacterized protein LOC114607286 isoform X2, giving the protein MERNGVPPSPGYPVLKPDLLSRIERAGEQCVGDQLDSSRGIPTDPCPGYRFFKPESLSWIERWEELGVTDRQKLEEGKLCTGSCQGAAGRGKAIKEEEGGQKGFVASLERYQLFPDSSRAGLFLAPNAAQLRAQQPRVKKEEAASCEPGLCGPGRPSQGLGSGPFACVVCGKCFRQKQGLITHGRIHTGEKPYPCLECGKRFRQRPNLLTHQRVHTGERPFPCLRCGKRFSQKANLAAHQRTHAVQEGLIAPEPKTPVPRGSRQTEKPFPCNVCGKSFSQRPNLITHQRIHTGEKPFACTECGKRFNQRANLITHRRIHSGERPFPCATCGRRFSQKGNLAAHQRTHSQQRPHACSCCPKRFKGESALRAHQRTHRQVLGADPLAGALLAVAPGLQQQAPLPGDPASAAQRATPAPRQDLPGDPTPGVHRAAPSGQQAQQQPQQQQQQQPQQQQQQQHGAPHGPQSLPADPPPGPHTAAGPAGHLQGVAPGSEQGPKLSAPPAVMDPHAEMLHCQRRLSLPALPTSSAHSVVPMGQPQPITTKPKSLVGPRLDAPSEMLHCLCHASRASLVIPHPPHLGQLQAGARDAPGRAWLGIPCPARTLQLQQGAQGHPAAPNPRLCSIPDSLR; this is encoded by the exons ATGGAGCGTAATGGTGTTCCTCCTTCTCCAGGCTACCCGGTTCTCAAACCTGATCTCCTGTCTCGGATCGAGCGTGCTGGAGAGCAGTGTGTTGGTGATCAGCTGGACTCTAGCAGAGGGATTCCAACAGATCCCTGCCCAG GCTACCGGTTCTTCAAACCCGAGAGCTTATCCTGGATTGAACGGTGGGAAGAGCTTGGCGTCACGGATCGCCAGAAGCTGGAGGAAGGCAAGCTGTGCACAGGCTCCTGCCAAG GAGCAGCCGGCCGCGGCAAGGCCatcaaggaggaggaaggtggccagAAGGGCTTTGTGGCCAGCTTGGAGCGCTACCAGCTCTTCCCCGACAGCTCCCGAGCGGGCCTTTTCCTGGCGCCCAACGCTGCCCAGCTGCGGGCGCAGCAGCCTCGTGTCAAGAAGGAGGAAGCGGCCTCGTGTGAGCCGGGCCTGTGCGGCCCCGGGCGCCCCTCTCAGGGCCTGGGCTCGGGCCCCTTCGCCTGCGTGGTGTGTGGGAAGTGCTTCCGCCAGAAGCAGGGCCTCATCACGCATGGGCgcatccacacgggcgagaagccctacccCTGCCTGGAGTGCGGCAAGCGCTTCCGCCAGCGCCCCAACCTGCTGACGCACCAGCGGGTCCACACGGGCGAGCGGCCCTTCCCCTGCCTGCGCTGCGGCAAGCGCTTCAGCCAGAAGGCCAACCTGGCGGCCCACCAGCGCACTCACGCCGTCCAGGAGGGGCTGATCGCCCCAGAGCCCAAGACGCCCGTGCCGCGGGGCAGCCGCCAGACGGAGAAGCCCTTCCCCTGCAACgtctgcgggaagagcttcagccagcGGCCCAACCTCATCACCCACCAGCggatccacacgggcgagaagccttTCGCCTGCACCGAGTGCGGGAAGCGCTTCAACCAGCGCGCCAACCTCATCACCCACCGCCGCATCCACTCGGGCGAGAGGCCCTTCCCCTGCGCCACCTGCGGCCGCCGCTTCAGCCAGAAGGGCAACCTTGCCGCCCACCAGCGCACCCACTCCCAGCAGAGGCCCCACGCCTGCTCCTGCTGCCCCAAGCGCTTCAAGGGCGAGTCGGCCCTCCGAGCGCACCAGAGGACCCACCGGCAGGTCCTGGGAGCTGACCCCCTGGCCGGAGCCCTCTTGGCGGTGGCTCCCGGCCTCCAGCAGCAGGCCCCGCTCCCCGGGGACCCCGCCTCGGCCGCGCAGAGGGCCACGCCGGCCCCCCGCCAGGATCTGCCCGGGGACCCCACTCCGGGCGTCCATCGGGCTGCCCCCTCCGGGCAGCaggcgcagcagcagccgcaacaacagcagcagcagcagccccagcagcagcagcagcaacagcacggAGCCCCTCATGGGCCACAGTCTCTTCCCGCGGACCCTCCACCCGGTCCCCACACAGCAGCGGGCCCCGCTGGACACCTCCAGGGTGTGGCCCCCGGCTCGGAGCAAGGGCCGAAGCTGAGTGCCCCACCGGCTGTGATGGACCCCCACGCCGAGATGCTCCACTGCCAGCGCCGGCTGAGCCTGCCGGCCCTGCCCACCTCCAGCGCCCATTCCGTGGTGCCCATGGGGCAGCCGCAGCCCATCACCACCAAGCCCAAGAGCCTGGTGGGGCCGCGGCTGGATGCCCCCAGCGAAATGCTCCACTGCCTCTGCCACGCCAGCAGGGCCTCCCTGGTCATTCCTCACCCGCCGCACCTGGGGCAGCTCCAGGCGGGCGCCAGGGATGCTCCTGGCCGCGCCTGGCTGGGCATCCCCTGCCCGGCCCGCACCCTGCAGCTCCAGCAGGGGGCCCAGGGCCACCCCGCCGCCCCCAACCCGAGACTCTGCTCCATCCCGGATTCCCTGCGATAG
- the LOC114607286 gene encoding uncharacterized protein LOC114607286 isoform X1 yields MENYELVTSLGYPVLKPDLLSRIERAGEQCVGDQLDSSRGIPTDPCPGYRFFKPESLSWIERWEELGVTDRQKLEEGKLCTGSCQGAAGRGKAIKEEEGGQKGFVASLERYQLFPDSSRAGLFLAPNAAQLRAQQPRVKKEEAASCEPGLCGPGRPSQGLGSGPFACVVCGKCFRQKQGLITHGRIHTGEKPYPCLECGKRFRQRPNLLTHQRVHTGERPFPCLRCGKRFSQKANLAAHQRTHAVQEGLIAPEPKTPVPRGSRQTEKPFPCNVCGKSFSQRPNLITHQRIHTGEKPFACTECGKRFNQRANLITHRRIHSGERPFPCATCGRRFSQKGNLAAHQRTHSQQRPHACSCCPKRFKGESALRAHQRTHRQVLGADPLAGALLAVAPGLQQQAPLPGDPASAAQRATPAPRQDLPGDPTPGVHRAAPSGQQAQQQPQQQQQQQPQQQQQQQHGAPHGPQSLPADPPPGPHTAAGPAGHLQGVAPGSEQGPKLSAPPAVMDPHAEMLHCQRRLSLPALPTSSAHSVVPMGQPQPITTKPKSLVGPRLDAPSEMLHCLCHASRASLVIPHPPHLGQLQAGARDAPGRAWLGIPCPARTLQLQQGAQGHPAAPNPRLCSIPDSLR; encoded by the exons ATGGAGAACTACGAGCTGGTCACTTCCCTGG GCTACCCGGTTCTCAAACCTGATCTCCTGTCTCGGATCGAGCGTGCTGGAGAGCAGTGTGTTGGTGATCAGCTGGACTCTAGCAGAGGGATTCCAACAGATCCCTGCCCAG GCTACCGGTTCTTCAAACCCGAGAGCTTATCCTGGATTGAACGGTGGGAAGAGCTTGGCGTCACGGATCGCCAGAAGCTGGAGGAAGGCAAGCTGTGCACAGGCTCCTGCCAAG GAGCAGCCGGCCGCGGCAAGGCCatcaaggaggaggaaggtggccagAAGGGCTTTGTGGCCAGCTTGGAGCGCTACCAGCTCTTCCCCGACAGCTCCCGAGCGGGCCTTTTCCTGGCGCCCAACGCTGCCCAGCTGCGGGCGCAGCAGCCTCGTGTCAAGAAGGAGGAAGCGGCCTCGTGTGAGCCGGGCCTGTGCGGCCCCGGGCGCCCCTCTCAGGGCCTGGGCTCGGGCCCCTTCGCCTGCGTGGTGTGTGGGAAGTGCTTCCGCCAGAAGCAGGGCCTCATCACGCATGGGCgcatccacacgggcgagaagccctacccCTGCCTGGAGTGCGGCAAGCGCTTCCGCCAGCGCCCCAACCTGCTGACGCACCAGCGGGTCCACACGGGCGAGCGGCCCTTCCCCTGCCTGCGCTGCGGCAAGCGCTTCAGCCAGAAGGCCAACCTGGCGGCCCACCAGCGCACTCACGCCGTCCAGGAGGGGCTGATCGCCCCAGAGCCCAAGACGCCCGTGCCGCGGGGCAGCCGCCAGACGGAGAAGCCCTTCCCCTGCAACgtctgcgggaagagcttcagccagcGGCCCAACCTCATCACCCACCAGCggatccacacgggcgagaagccttTCGCCTGCACCGAGTGCGGGAAGCGCTTCAACCAGCGCGCCAACCTCATCACCCACCGCCGCATCCACTCGGGCGAGAGGCCCTTCCCCTGCGCCACCTGCGGCCGCCGCTTCAGCCAGAAGGGCAACCTTGCCGCCCACCAGCGCACCCACTCCCAGCAGAGGCCCCACGCCTGCTCCTGCTGCCCCAAGCGCTTCAAGGGCGAGTCGGCCCTCCGAGCGCACCAGAGGACCCACCGGCAGGTCCTGGGAGCTGACCCCCTGGCCGGAGCCCTCTTGGCGGTGGCTCCCGGCCTCCAGCAGCAGGCCCCGCTCCCCGGGGACCCCGCCTCGGCCGCGCAGAGGGCCACGCCGGCCCCCCGCCAGGATCTGCCCGGGGACCCCACTCCGGGCGTCCATCGGGCTGCCCCCTCCGGGCAGCaggcgcagcagcagccgcaacaacagcagcagcagcagccccagcagcagcagcagcaacagcacggAGCCCCTCATGGGCCACAGTCTCTTCCCGCGGACCCTCCACCCGGTCCCCACACAGCAGCGGGCCCCGCTGGACACCTCCAGGGTGTGGCCCCCGGCTCGGAGCAAGGGCCGAAGCTGAGTGCCCCACCGGCTGTGATGGACCCCCACGCCGAGATGCTCCACTGCCAGCGCCGGCTGAGCCTGCCGGCCCTGCCCACCTCCAGCGCCCATTCCGTGGTGCCCATGGGGCAGCCGCAGCCCATCACCACCAAGCCCAAGAGCCTGGTGGGGCCGCGGCTGGATGCCCCCAGCGAAATGCTCCACTGCCTCTGCCACGCCAGCAGGGCCTCCCTGGTCATTCCTCACCCGCCGCACCTGGGGCAGCTCCAGGCGGGCGCCAGGGATGCTCCTGGCCGCGCCTGGCTGGGCATCCCCTGCCCGGCCCGCACCCTGCAGCTCCAGCAGGGGGCCCAGGGCCACCCCGCCGCCCCCAACCCGAGACTCTGCTCCATCCCGGATTCCCTGCGATAG